In a single window of the Hyalangium gracile genome:
- a CDS encoding class I SAM-dependent methyltransferase: MRAERWVSEAAFFDRLAEAQLRGITPMDAEVLRRYAGPLRPWFHKEYRFDALGELSDKHVLDVGCGDGTNAILLASRGARVTGIDISPRSVRLATERARRAGLEDRVRFLCSPLEVAEFPEGSFDVIWGDGILHHLIPELEAVLDKLVHWARPGAQVIFSEPLSLSPTLRRLRARIPIHDGATPDERPLQTAELGLILQKLPGARLRHFALLSWFNRFLLRGSTYERTCPERRLAVDALHVADYALLSLPLLQKLGGMVVISATVSKPERGG; encoded by the coding sequence ATGAGGGCGGAGCGGTGGGTTTCGGAAGCGGCTTTCTTCGATCGACTGGCGGAGGCTCAGCTGCGTGGCATCACGCCGATGGATGCGGAGGTGCTGCGCAGGTACGCGGGGCCACTGCGTCCCTGGTTCCACAAGGAGTACCGCTTCGATGCGCTCGGAGAGCTGAGCGACAAGCACGTGCTGGACGTGGGCTGTGGGGACGGCACCAACGCCATCCTGCTGGCCAGCCGGGGCGCGCGGGTGACGGGCATCGACATCTCGCCCCGCTCCGTCCGCCTGGCGACCGAGCGCGCTCGGCGCGCGGGCCTGGAGGATCGCGTGCGCTTTCTCTGCTCCCCCCTGGAAGTGGCTGAGTTCCCCGAGGGCAGCTTCGACGTCATCTGGGGAGACGGCATCCTCCACCACCTCATCCCCGAGCTGGAGGCGGTGCTGGACAAGCTGGTGCACTGGGCCCGGCCCGGCGCGCAGGTCATCTTCTCCGAGCCGCTCAGCCTCAGCCCGACGCTGCGCCGCCTGCGCGCGCGCATCCCCATCCATGATGGCGCCACGCCGGATGAGCGGCCGCTCCAGACGGCCGAGCTGGGGCTCATCCTCCAGAAGCTGCCGGGCGCGCGGCTGCGGCACTTCGCGCTGCTGAGCTGGTTCAACCGCTTCCTCCTGCGAGGCAGCACCTACGAGCGCACCTGCCCGGAGCGGCGGCTCGCCGTGGACGCCCTGCATGTGGCGGACTACGCGCTGCTCTCGCTGCCCCTGCTCCAGAAGCTGGGCGGCATGGTGGTCATCTCGGCCACCGTCTCCAAGCCGGAGCGGGGAGGGTGA
- a CDS encoding xanthine dehydrogenase family protein molybdopterin-binding subunit → MSTTLSRRSVLKGSLVLAFALSGARAFGQKASASKLPRDLARNSQLDAWLRISADGVVTLKTGKVELGQGILTALGQICADELDIDLSRLEIISGNTTLSPNQGTTAGSMSTSEGGMAVRYAAAEVRSVLVAMAGKQLGAPVSRLRVQDGTVTDPSSKRSVTYWSLIGGQELKREATGSVSPKPASARRYVGRSIPRRDLPPKVTGEAIFVQDLRPKSLVHGRVVRPPSYGAALVEADTAAVTSMPGVLKVVRDGNFLAVIAAKEWQAIRAADRLARSAQWREKAALPVDPYGWLQEQPTEDTLIQDSARKGGPAPARTLEASYRRPYQMHGSLGPSCAVAEWNGEVLTVHTHSQSVFDTCEAIAKMLGLPNEKVQGQHMNGAGCYGHNGADDAAADAALLARALPGRAVRVQWSRQDEHTWEPYGPAMVTKVRAGVDSRGNVLDWAYELWSTSHGMRPGGNPGNLLAGQSLVTPFLVPIPKNGGPPNYAADRNAIPLYAFPGQKVTTHFVTATPVRTSSHRGLGAYANVFSIESFMDELAHSARVDPIEYRLRQLRDERAKAVITRAAKRFGWSSFSREPQRGRGVGFARYKNVASYCAVCLEVLVDPQSHAIRVVRAVLAADAGEVVNPDGLVNQLEGGLIQSLSWSLKEAVQYDAHRILSRDWSTYPILTFSEVPSVEVELIDRPGEPFLGAGEAAQGPTAAALANAVFDATGSRVRELPLTPQRLASVKRG, encoded by the coding sequence ATGAGCACGACCCTCAGTCGTCGCTCCGTGCTGAAGGGCTCGCTGGTCCTGGCCTTCGCCCTGTCCGGTGCCCGCGCCTTCGGTCAGAAGGCGAGCGCGAGCAAGCTCCCCAGGGACCTGGCGAGAAACAGCCAGCTCGACGCCTGGCTGCGCATCAGCGCGGACGGCGTGGTCACCCTGAAGACCGGCAAGGTGGAGCTCGGGCAGGGCATCCTGACGGCGCTTGGTCAGATCTGCGCCGACGAGCTGGACATCGACCTGTCGCGGCTGGAGATCATCTCCGGCAACACCACGCTGTCCCCCAACCAGGGGACGACGGCCGGCAGCATGTCCACCTCCGAAGGCGGCATGGCGGTGCGCTACGCCGCGGCGGAGGTCCGCTCCGTGCTGGTGGCCATGGCTGGCAAGCAGCTGGGCGCGCCCGTCTCCCGACTGCGCGTGCAGGATGGCACCGTCACGGATCCCTCGAGCAAACGCTCCGTCACCTACTGGAGCCTGATTGGTGGGCAGGAGCTGAAGCGGGAGGCGACCGGCTCCGTCTCACCCAAGCCCGCCTCCGCGCGGCGCTATGTCGGTCGGTCCATTCCTCGTCGCGATCTGCCTCCCAAGGTGACCGGTGAGGCCATCTTCGTACAGGACCTCCGGCCCAAGTCCCTGGTGCATGGGCGGGTGGTGCGCCCTCCCTCCTATGGAGCGGCGCTCGTCGAGGCGGACACGGCGGCCGTGACGAGCATGCCGGGCGTCTTGAAGGTGGTGCGCGACGGCAACTTCCTGGCGGTGATCGCGGCCAAGGAGTGGCAGGCCATCCGGGCCGCTGATCGCCTCGCACGCTCCGCCCAGTGGCGGGAGAAGGCTGCCCTGCCCGTGGACCCCTATGGCTGGCTGCAGGAGCAGCCTACCGAGGACACCCTCATCCAGGACTCAGCGCGCAAGGGCGGTCCCGCGCCGGCCCGTACCTTGGAGGCCAGCTACCGGCGCCCCTACCAGATGCATGGCTCCCTGGGCCCGTCGTGCGCCGTGGCGGAGTGGAACGGGGAAGTCCTGACCGTCCACACCCACAGCCAGAGCGTCTTCGACACCTGCGAGGCCATCGCGAAGATGCTCGGCCTGCCCAATGAGAAGGTGCAGGGCCAGCACATGAATGGCGCGGGCTGCTACGGCCACAACGGCGCGGATGACGCCGCCGCGGATGCCGCGCTCCTGGCCCGCGCGCTGCCCGGCCGAGCCGTTCGCGTGCAGTGGTCGCGCCAGGACGAGCACACCTGGGAGCCCTACGGCCCGGCGATGGTGACGAAGGTCCGCGCGGGCGTGGACTCGAGGGGGAACGTGCTCGACTGGGCGTATGAGCTCTGGTCCACCTCCCACGGCATGCGTCCGGGCGGCAACCCCGGGAACCTGCTGGCGGGCCAGTCGCTGGTCACGCCCTTCCTGGTGCCCATCCCCAAGAACGGAGGGCCGCCCAACTACGCCGCCGACCGGAACGCCATTCCGCTCTACGCGTTCCCCGGCCAGAAGGTGACCACCCACTTCGTGACCGCGACGCCTGTCCGCACCTCGTCCCACCGGGGCCTGGGCGCCTACGCCAACGTCTTCTCCATCGAGTCCTTCATGGACGAGCTGGCGCACTCGGCCCGCGTCGACCCCATCGAGTACCGGCTCCGCCAGCTTCGGGACGAGCGAGCCAAGGCCGTCATCACCCGGGCGGCGAAGCGGTTCGGCTGGTCCTCGTTCTCCCGCGAGCCCCAGCGAGGGCGTGGCGTCGGCTTCGCTCGCTACAAGAACGTCGCGAGCTACTGCGCCGTCTGCCTCGAGGTCCTCGTCGATCCCCAGAGCCATGCCATCCGGGTCGTCCGGGCCGTGCTCGCGGCGGACGCGGGCGAGGTGGTGAACCCGGATGGGCTCGTCAACCAGCTCGAGGGAGGGCTGATCCAGTCCTTGAGCTGGAGCCTGAAGGAGGCGGTCCAGTACGACGCCCACCGCATCCTCTCGCGCGACTGGAGCACCTATCCCATCCTCACCTTCTCGGAGGTGCCTTCCGTCGAGGTGGAGCTCATCGATCGCCCGGGCGAGCCGTTCCTGGGGGCAGGGGAGGCCGCGCAGGGGCCTACCGCCGCTGCCCTGGCCAACGCCGTCTTCGATGCCACGGGCTCGAGGGTGCGCGAGCTGCCGCTCACCCCGCAACGGCTGGCGTCCGTGAAGCGGGGCTAG
- a CDS encoding cysteine synthase A encodes MAPRIGSLWDTVGNTPLLRIGSLSRLTGCDILGKAEFMNPGGSIKDRAAKGMIQRAEAEGKLAPGGTIVEGTAGNTGIGLGLLGRERGYRVVVTMPDNQAREKYEYLEAMGVEVRKVPAVPFSNPHHFFHRARALSEEHGWFWANQFENTANGDFHYATTGPELWEQCEGRLDVLVCSVGSGGTVSGVSRYLKEKNPAVRVVMVDPAGSGLYCWVREGKMEGSGSSITEGIGIMRLTENFRRARVDEAMRLSDQDMLEMLYHLAREDALVVGTSAAINVRAAYEVALKHRNQGLRIVTLLCDHGSRYASKVFNPEFLASKELVVKPLPT; translated from the coding sequence ATGGCTCCACGAATCGGTTCACTCTGGGACACGGTCGGCAACACACCGCTGCTGCGCATCGGCTCGCTGTCTCGGCTCACCGGCTGCGACATCCTGGGCAAGGCCGAGTTCATGAACCCCGGCGGCAGCATCAAGGACCGCGCCGCCAAGGGGATGATCCAGCGCGCCGAGGCCGAGGGGAAGCTGGCTCCCGGCGGCACCATCGTCGAGGGCACGGCGGGCAACACCGGCATCGGCCTGGGCCTGCTGGGGCGCGAGCGCGGCTACCGCGTCGTCGTGACGATGCCGGACAACCAGGCCCGCGAGAAGTACGAGTACCTCGAGGCCATGGGCGTGGAGGTGCGCAAGGTGCCGGCGGTGCCGTTCTCCAACCCCCACCACTTCTTCCACCGGGCCCGCGCGCTCTCCGAGGAGCATGGCTGGTTCTGGGCCAACCAGTTCGAGAACACCGCCAACGGGGACTTCCACTACGCCACCACCGGGCCGGAGTTGTGGGAGCAGTGCGAGGGTCGCCTGGACGTGCTCGTGTGCTCGGTGGGCAGCGGTGGCACCGTGTCCGGCGTGAGCCGCTACCTCAAGGAGAAGAACCCCGCGGTGCGCGTGGTGATGGTGGACCCCGCCGGCTCCGGCCTCTACTGCTGGGTGCGGGAGGGGAAGATGGAGGGCTCGGGCAGCTCCATCACCGAGGGCATCGGCATCATGCGGCTCACGGAGAACTTCCGCCGCGCCCGGGTGGACGAGGCCATGCGCCTGTCCGACCAGGACATGCTCGAGATGCTGTACCACCTGGCGCGCGAGGATGCGCTGGTGGTGGGGACCTCGGCGGCCATCAACGTGCGCGCCGCCTATGAGGTGGCCCTCAAGCACCGCAACCAGGGGCTGCGCATCGTCACGCTGCTCTGTGACCATGGCAGCCGCTACGCCTCCAAGGTGTTCAACCCGGAGTTCCTCGCCTCCAAGGAGCTCGTGGTGAAGCCCCTGCCAACGTGA
- a CDS encoding lysophospholipid acyltransferase family protein: MLFLGALVLWLVTLPFDRNGRVLHLYSCFWAQLYMYVNPLWHLRVEGREHLPWKGAAVLVSNHESLGDILVLFGLYRPFKWVSKASNFKLPFIGWNMSLNRYVPLVRGDRESVGRMMAQCERWLARGVPVLLFPEGTRSPDGQMKAFKDGAFQLAVKMKCPVIPVVLTGTAKTLPKHGLKLQTRADCHVQVLPPVDPAPFGDNVQALLDHVRNLMIAEKARIEAQLPAR, encoded by the coding sequence GTGCTCTTCCTGGGGGCACTGGTGCTGTGGCTCGTCACGCTTCCGTTCGACCGCAACGGGCGGGTGCTGCACCTGTACTCGTGCTTCTGGGCCCAGCTCTACATGTACGTGAACCCGCTCTGGCACCTGCGGGTCGAGGGCCGCGAGCACCTGCCCTGGAAGGGCGCCGCGGTGCTGGTGTCCAACCATGAGTCGCTGGGCGACATCCTGGTCCTCTTCGGCCTGTACCGGCCCTTCAAGTGGGTGTCCAAGGCGTCCAACTTCAAGCTGCCCTTCATCGGCTGGAACATGTCGCTCAACCGCTACGTGCCTCTGGTGCGCGGAGACAGGGAGAGCGTGGGGCGGATGATGGCCCAGTGCGAGCGCTGGCTCGCGCGCGGAGTACCCGTCCTCTTGTTCCCCGAGGGCACCCGCTCTCCGGATGGGCAGATGAAGGCCTTCAAGGATGGCGCCTTCCAGCTCGCGGTGAAGATGAAGTGTCCCGTCATCCCCGTGGTGCTCACCGGCACCGCGAAGACCCTGCCCAAGCATGGCCTCAAGCTGCAGACCCGGGCCGACTGTCACGTGCAGGTGCTGCCGCCCGTGGACCCCGCTCCCTTCGGTGACAACGTGCAGGCCCTGCTGGATCACGTGCGCAACCTGATGATCGCCGAGAAGGCGCGCATTGAAGCCCAACTCCCGGCGCGCTGA
- a CDS encoding Isoquinoline 1-oxidoreductase subunit translates to MSAFASIADPTTRSVALFREAGRVITHPRCTNCHPPDDKPRQGMDQRVHVPTVSGGPDGHGTAGLPCSTCHQATNSPTTGETVASIPGNPKWALAPVKMAWIGKSLGQICEQIRSPSRNGGKNLAEIQKHMAEDVLVGWGWNPGPGLEPVPGTQKAFGELIQAWIATGAHCPKP, encoded by the coding sequence GTGTCGGCGTTCGCGAGCATCGCCGACCCTACGACTCGCTCGGTGGCGCTCTTCCGCGAGGCGGGCCGGGTGATCACCCATCCCCGCTGCACCAACTGCCACCCGCCGGATGACAAGCCGCGCCAGGGGATGGACCAGCGCGTCCACGTGCCGACGGTGTCGGGCGGGCCGGATGGCCATGGAACGGCGGGCCTGCCGTGCTCGACGTGTCACCAGGCGACCAACTCGCCCACCACTGGAGAGACCGTCGCGAGCATCCCGGGCAACCCCAAGTGGGCGCTGGCGCCGGTCAAGATGGCGTGGATAGGCAAATCGCTGGGGCAGATCTGCGAGCAGATCCGGTCCCCGAGTCGCAACGGCGGTAAGAACCTGGCCGAAATCCAGAAGCACATGGCGGAAGACGTCCTGGTCGGCTGGGGTTGGAACCCCGGCCCCGGACTCGAGCCGGTGCCCGGCACGCAGAAGGCGTTCGGTGAGCTGATCCAGGCCTGGATCGCCACCGGCGCCCACTGCCCGAAGCCCTAG
- a CDS encoding (2Fe-2S)-binding protein, which yields MAFKLTINGKTHVIDADEDTPLLYVLRDELGLHGARYGCGVGQCGACTVLKDGRPLRSCFVPAASLSEQPITTLEGLRSPDGALHPLQRAFLDEQAGQCAYCIPGMIMAAAALLREKANPSEEEIRTALDANLCRCGSHNRIVRAVKRAAAEMAR from the coding sequence ATGGCCTTCAAGCTGACCATCAACGGCAAGACCCACGTCATCGACGCGGACGAGGACACACCGCTCCTCTACGTCCTGCGTGATGAGCTGGGCCTTCATGGGGCCAGGTACGGCTGTGGCGTGGGCCAGTGCGGCGCCTGCACGGTGCTGAAGGATGGACGGCCCCTGCGCTCGTGCTTCGTTCCTGCCGCCTCCCTGAGCGAGCAACCGATCACCACCCTGGAGGGACTGCGCTCGCCGGATGGAGCCCTCCACCCCCTTCAGCGCGCATTCCTCGACGAGCAGGCAGGGCAGTGCGCCTACTGCATCCCGGGCATGATCATGGCGGCGGCGGCGCTGCTGCGAGAGAAGGCGAACCCGTCCGAGGAGGAGATCCGCACCGCGCTGGATGCCAACCTGTGCCGGTGCGGCTCCCACAACCGGATCGTCCGCGCCGTGAAGCGCGCCGCGGCGGAGATGGCTCGATGA
- a CDS encoding MG2 domain-containing protein has product MLIDIAPRTLVVLLAVGLAVPATVQHLVTAKADTGSLGGPNRHLTFISTDKPLYRPGEQVLARGLMLEAISHKPGGQQQLALIEIRGPKGDVVTTARVQTQDSVWGYAWTVPAEQAGGEYTLQVTYPQTGEAPAERKFDVRAYRAPRLKSQIEFLRDGYGPGDSVTATLDVKRAEGGVPAGAKVTATAVVDGATAAQVTGTVDAKGLCTVSFKLPARMARGEGSLAFAIEDGGVVETAAKTIPILLQTLDLAFYPEGGELVGGLGARVYFEAKTPARKPADLVGAVIDQATGQTVASVRSEHEGRGRFEFTPKAGTKYALRIDEPSGIQKTFPLPEVKPQGAVLRASEDVVAAGRPVTLSVALSGVSKAKVTLSKREVELASAQVGPGDKVTLDPKDADGVLVATVWDGNGRPLAERLVFRQPAKALDVELRLDKKSYVPGDTVKLTARTTRDGKPVSALVMLTVTDDAVLELIEKRDQAPQLPVMVLLEPEVKELADAQVYLDEKHPKAKLAVDLLLGTQGWRRFALADPVSFVARHGDAARRVFAVRVPVARPRFFEEEMAVAEGAVAAGAPPPQAAPPMPKGAPPRPARPMPVAAPAPMAGLPPPAPPPAFPAGQAMPRQQANERANKQMVAAEHRAKEAKRDMGLFADRLEVAAEPPYEQPVVYIREYAHTVRPGRKAGDRVDFSETLYWNAGVRTSARTGEVQVSFGLNDSVTSFKAFAGTVGDDGALGSAVAAIESVQPFYLEPKLPLEVTSGDIIQLPVALVNGTESALKGAGVRIDFKGDLKVASMGPVDLAARERARRIVELKIGHQSQPVDLKLTASAGDYADTVTRTVAIKPNGFPIRSSFGGLVSAQKPASHTVTLPANLVRGSVKTSIVVYPSPLANMTESLARLIQEPSGCFEQTSSTTYPMTMAQQYFQSHSGVDPKLVASAREKLEAGYKRLVGFECPEKGYEWFGENPGHEALTAFGLLHFADMKQVRDVDSAMLERTRAWLLRQRDGKGGFERKRRALHTWIEDKDTSDAYILWALLESAPRPAEAARELSKELASLKVAATKSQNSYVLALAANTLSLAGDAAEARKLMERLAAKQGKEGVVEGGKQSIVGSMGETLQIETTALAVLAWLRDSSYAANVQRSMKFLASSCEGGRYGSTQSTVLALRAIVAFDKAQAAKRSGGAVRVYVDGQPVGSAVRFEATAQEAIKLPDVSELLTTGDRKIELRMEGGAQLPYSVEVVYNALVPDSSPETRVGMEVALAKTALTEGEPTEARVLVSNKTDEKLPTAVAIFGVPGGLEVRHDQLKELVKRKTVDAYEVIGRDVVLYWRGLEPRKKLDVPVSLIAAVPGTYTGPASRAYLYYADEHKAWINGVKVSIAPKQ; this is encoded by the coding sequence ATGCTCATCGACATCGCCCCACGGACCCTCGTGGTGCTGCTCGCCGTGGGTCTGGCCGTCCCCGCCACCGTCCAACACCTCGTCACCGCCAAGGCGGACACGGGCTCGCTCGGGGGACCGAACCGCCATCTGACGTTCATCAGCACGGACAAGCCGCTGTACCGGCCCGGTGAGCAGGTGCTGGCGCGAGGCCTGATGCTCGAGGCGATCAGCCACAAGCCCGGCGGCCAGCAGCAGCTGGCGCTGATCGAGATCCGCGGGCCCAAGGGGGACGTGGTCACCACCGCGCGGGTGCAGACGCAGGACTCGGTCTGGGGCTACGCGTGGACGGTGCCTGCGGAGCAGGCGGGAGGCGAGTACACGCTCCAGGTCACCTACCCCCAGACGGGTGAGGCTCCGGCGGAGCGGAAGTTCGACGTGCGCGCCTACCGTGCGCCGCGGCTCAAGTCGCAGATCGAGTTCCTCCGCGATGGCTATGGACCGGGAGACTCGGTCACCGCCACGCTGGACGTGAAGCGCGCCGAGGGCGGTGTGCCGGCGGGAGCGAAGGTCACCGCCACGGCGGTGGTGGATGGAGCCACCGCGGCGCAGGTGACGGGCACCGTCGACGCGAAGGGGCTGTGCACGGTCAGCTTCAAGCTGCCGGCGAGGATGGCTCGCGGCGAGGGCTCGCTGGCCTTCGCCATCGAGGACGGCGGCGTGGTGGAGACGGCGGCCAAGACGATCCCCATCCTGCTGCAGACGCTGGACCTGGCCTTCTACCCGGAGGGCGGAGAGCTGGTGGGCGGCCTGGGCGCGCGCGTCTACTTCGAGGCGAAGACGCCGGCACGGAAGCCAGCGGACCTGGTGGGCGCGGTGATCGACCAGGCCACGGGCCAGACGGTGGCCTCGGTGCGCTCCGAGCACGAGGGGCGCGGCCGCTTCGAGTTCACCCCGAAGGCGGGCACGAAGTACGCGCTGCGCATCGACGAGCCGTCGGGCATCCAGAAGACCTTCCCACTGCCCGAGGTGAAGCCCCAGGGCGCCGTGCTGCGCGCGAGCGAGGACGTGGTGGCCGCGGGCAGGCCCGTCACCCTCTCCGTGGCGCTCTCGGGCGTGAGCAAGGCGAAGGTGACGCTGAGCAAGCGCGAGGTGGAGCTGGCCTCGGCGCAGGTCGGCCCCGGGGACAAGGTGACGCTCGATCCGAAGGACGCGGACGGCGTGCTCGTCGCCACGGTGTGGGACGGGAACGGGCGCCCGCTCGCGGAGCGGCTGGTGTTCCGCCAGCCGGCGAAGGCGCTCGACGTCGAGCTGCGGCTGGACAAGAAGAGCTACGTGCCGGGCGACACGGTGAAGCTCACCGCCCGGACGACGCGCGACGGCAAGCCGGTCTCCGCGCTGGTGATGCTCACCGTGACGGATGACGCGGTGCTCGAGCTCATCGAGAAGCGGGACCAGGCGCCCCAGCTGCCGGTGATGGTGCTGCTGGAGCCCGAGGTGAAGGAACTGGCCGACGCGCAGGTGTACCTGGACGAGAAGCACCCCAAGGCGAAGCTGGCGGTGGACCTGCTGCTGGGCACTCAGGGCTGGCGGCGGTTCGCGCTCGCGGATCCGGTGAGCTTCGTGGCGCGGCACGGGGATGCGGCCCGGCGAGTGTTCGCCGTCCGCGTGCCGGTGGCGCGGCCCCGGTTCTTCGAGGAGGAAATGGCCGTCGCCGAGGGCGCCGTGGCGGCTGGCGCTCCGCCTCCGCAGGCTGCCCCTCCGATGCCCAAGGGAGCACCGCCGAGGCCCGCCCGGCCCATGCCCGTCGCCGCGCCTGCGCCGATGGCGGGGCTCCCACCGCCCGCGCCTCCTCCGGCGTTCCCCGCCGGGCAGGCCATGCCGCGACAGCAGGCTAACGAGCGGGCCAACAAGCAGATGGTCGCCGCGGAGCACAGGGCGAAGGAGGCCAAGAGGGACATGGGGCTGTTTGCCGACAGGCTCGAAGTGGCTGCCGAGCCGCCCTACGAGCAGCCAGTGGTCTACATCCGCGAGTACGCGCACACGGTGCGGCCGGGCCGCAAGGCGGGAGACCGCGTGGACTTCTCGGAGACGCTCTACTGGAACGCGGGCGTCCGCACCTCCGCGCGGACGGGAGAGGTCCAGGTCTCCTTCGGACTGAACGACTCGGTGACGTCGTTCAAGGCCTTCGCGGGCACGGTGGGAGATGACGGGGCGCTCGGCTCGGCGGTGGCGGCCATCGAGTCGGTGCAGCCCTTCTACCTGGAGCCGAAGCTGCCGCTCGAGGTGACCTCGGGGGACATCATCCAGCTCCCGGTGGCGCTGGTGAACGGCACCGAGTCGGCGCTGAAGGGCGCGGGCGTGAGGATCGACTTCAAGGGAGACCTGAAGGTGGCCTCCATGGGCCCGGTGGACCTGGCGGCCCGGGAGCGCGCCCGGCGCATCGTGGAGCTGAAGATCGGCCACCAGTCCCAGCCCGTGGACCTGAAGCTCACGGCGAGCGCGGGCGACTACGCGGACACGGTGACGCGCACGGTGGCCATCAAGCCCAACGGATTTCCCATCCGGAGCTCGTTCGGCGGACTGGTGTCGGCGCAGAAGCCGGCGTCTCACACGGTGACGCTGCCGGCGAACCTGGTGCGCGGCAGCGTGAAGACGTCCATCGTGGTGTACCCGAGCCCGCTGGCGAACATGACGGAGTCGCTGGCGCGGCTCATCCAGGAGCCCTCGGGCTGCTTCGAGCAGACGAGCTCCACGACGTACCCGATGACGATGGCGCAGCAGTACTTCCAGTCCCACAGCGGGGTGGACCCGAAGCTGGTGGCCTCGGCGCGCGAGAAGCTGGAGGCGGGCTACAAGCGGCTGGTGGGCTTCGAGTGCCCGGAGAAGGGCTACGAGTGGTTCGGAGAGAACCCCGGCCACGAGGCGCTCACGGCGTTCGGCCTGCTGCACTTCGCGGACATGAAGCAGGTGCGGGACGTGGACAGCGCCATGCTGGAGCGCACGCGGGCGTGGCTGCTGCGGCAGCGGGACGGCAAGGGCGGCTTCGAGCGCAAGCGCCGCGCGCTGCACACCTGGATCGAGGACAAGGACACCTCGGACGCGTACATCCTCTGGGCGCTGCTGGAGAGCGCGCCCCGGCCCGCCGAGGCGGCACGGGAGCTGTCCAAGGAGCTCGCCTCCTTGAAGGTGGCGGCGACGAAGAGCCAGAACAGCTACGTGCTGGCGCTGGCGGCGAACACGCTGTCGCTGGCGGGGGATGCGGCGGAGGCCCGGAAGCTGATGGAGCGGCTGGCCGCGAAGCAGGGCAAGGAGGGCGTGGTGGAGGGCGGCAAGCAGTCCATCGTCGGCAGCATGGGCGAGACGCTGCAGATTGAGACCACGGCCCTGGCGGTGCTGGCGTGGCTGAGGGACTCCTCCTATGCGGCGAACGTGCAGCGCTCGATGAAGTTCCTGGCGAGCTCGTGCGAGGGGGGCCGCTACGGCTCGACGCAGAGCACGGTGCTGGCGCTGCGAGCCATCGTGGCCTTCGACAAGGCGCAGGCGGCGAAGCGGTCGGGCGGCGCGGTGCGGGTGTACGTGGACGGCCAGCCGGTGGGCAGCGCGGTGAGGTTCGAGGCGACGGCCCAGGAGGCCATCAAGCTGCCGGACGTGTCCGAGCTGCTCACCACGGGAGACCGGAAGATCGAGCTGCGGATGGAGGGCGGCGCGCAGCTGCCATACTCGGTGGAGGTCGTCTACAACGCGCTGGTGCCGGACAGCTCGCCGGAGACGCGGGTGGGGATGGAGGTGGCGCTGGCGAAGACGGCGCTCACCGAGGGAGAGCCCACCGAGGCGCGGGTGCTGGTGTCCAACAAGACGGACGAGAAGCTGCCGACGGCGGTGGCCATCTTCGGCGTGCCGGGAGGGCTCGAGGTGCGCCACGACCAGCTCAAGGAGCTGGTGAAGCGGAAGACGGTGGACGCCTACGAAGTCATCGGCCGCGACGTGGTGCTGTACTGGCGAGGCCTGGAGCCGCGGAAGAAGCTGGACGTGCCAGTGTCGCTGATCGCCGCGGTGCCCGGCACCTACACGGGCCCGGCGAGCCGCGCGTACCTCTACTACGCGGACGAGCACAAGGCCTGGATCAACGGCGTGAAGGTGTCCATCGCCCCGAAGCAGTGA